The proteins below are encoded in one region of Apium graveolens cultivar Ventura chromosome 4, ASM990537v1, whole genome shotgun sequence:
- the LOC141721730 gene encoding patatin-like protein 2 isoform X1, protein MIRTYRMERQLSSLLQIPPPSFGKLITILSIDGGGIRGLIPATILEFLEAQLQELDGEYARLADYFDVIGGTSTGGLMTAMLTVPDEHNRPLYAAKDIKPFYLDHCPKIFPQKNCRGFFGLLRKIWKVFWGPKYDGKYLHGVVTEKLRETKLAETLTNVVIPTFDIKHLQPKIFSTYEAKKCKLSICLQAKKCQCNNTQLSDICISTSAAPIYLPAYTFYDHDCQGNVREFNLIDGGVAANNPTLVALSEVTKQIFDNNKDFSPIKPTDFGRFLIISVGTGSAKIEKRYDAKTAAKWGALGWFIHQGSTPIVDVFTQASGDMVDYHLSVVTQALHCEENYLRIQEDTLTGIDSSIDISTEENLKKLVEIGEKLLKKPVSRINLENGVHEQVEEGVTNAEALIRFAKLLSEERKLRELRSPRPTNEALNHKSYHLLRN, encoded by the exons ATGATTAGAACATATCGAATGGAGAGGCAGCTGTCATCTCTACTTCAAATCCCACCCCCGTCTTTCGGGAAACTAATTACTATTCTCAGTATTGATGGAGGTGGTATTAGAGGCCTCATTCCTGCCACCATTCTCGAGTTTCTTGAAGCACAACTTCAG GAGCTAGATGGTGAATATGCAAGACTTGCAGACTACTTTGATGTCATCGGAGGCACTAGCACTGGTGGCCTCATGACAGCCATGCTAACCGTCCCAGATGAGCACAATCGTCCTCTGTATGCTGCTAAAGATATTAAGCCTTTTTATCTCGATCACTGCCCCAAAATTTTCCCACAGAAGAA TTGCAGGGGATTTTTTGGCTTGCTCAGGAAAATATGGAAAGTGTTTTGGGGGCCGAAGTATGATGGAAAATACCTTCATGGTGTTGTGACAGAGAAGTTAAGAGAAACTAAGCTAGCTGAGACATTAACAAATGTGGTTATTCCTACTTTTGATATCAAGCATTTGCAGCCCAAAATCTTTTCTACTTATGAG GCCAAGAAGTGCAAATTAAGCATCTGCTTGCAGGCCAAGAAGTGCCAATGTAATAATACTCAACTATCCGATATATGCATAAGCACCTCAGCAGCTCCCATATACCTTCCTGCATATACGTTCTATGATCACGATTGCCAAGGGAATGTTCGTGAATTCAATCTTATAGATGGTGGTGTTGCAGCCAATAATCCA ACATTGGTGGCCTTGAGTGAAGTGACAAAACAGATATTCGATAACAATAAGGACTTCTCGCCAATAAAGCCCACGGATTTTGGTCGGTTTCTAATAATCTCCGTAGGCACAGGCTCTGCAAAAATTGAAAAGAGATATGATGCAAAAACTGCAGCCAAATGGGGTGCCTTGGGATGGTTTATTCATCAAGGCTCAACTCCGATAGTTGATGTTTTTACTCAAGCTAGTGGAGATATGGTTGATTACCATCTTTCGGTGGTTACTCAAGCTCTTCATTGTGAAGAAAACTATCTCAGAATACAG GAGGACACGTTAACGGGGATAGACTCATCAATAGACATATCTACAGAAGAGAACTTGAAAAAACTGGTTGAAATTGGAGAAAAGTTGTTGAAAAAACCAGTTTCCAGAATAAATTTGGAAAATGGTGTCCATGAACAAGTCGAAGAGGGTGTCACGAATGCAGAAGCCTTAATAAG GTTTGCAAAATTGTTGTCTGAGGAAAGGAAATTAAGAGAGCTAAGATCTCCCCGCCCTACCAACGAAGCCTTGAATCACAAGAGTTATCATCTTTTGCGTAACTAG
- the LOC141721730 gene encoding patatin-like protein 2 isoform X2: protein MIRTYRMERQLSSLLQIPPPSFGKLITILSIDGGGIRGLIPATILEFLEAQLQELDGEYARLADYFDVIGGTSTGGLMTAMLTVPDEHNRPLYAAKDIKPFYLDHCPKIFPQKNCRGFFGLLRKIWKVFWGPKYDGKYLHGVVTEKLRETKLAETLTNVVIPTFDIKHLQPKIFSTYEAKKCKLSICLQAKKCQCNNTQLSDICISTSAAPIYLPAYTFYDHDCQGNVREFNLIDGGVAANNPTLVALSEVTKQIFDNNKDFSPIKPTDFGRFLIISVGTGSAKIEKRYDAKTAAKWGALGWFIHQGSTPIVDVFTQASGDMVDYHLSVVTQALHCEENYLRIQVCKIVV, encoded by the exons ATGATTAGAACATATCGAATGGAGAGGCAGCTGTCATCTCTACTTCAAATCCCACCCCCGTCTTTCGGGAAACTAATTACTATTCTCAGTATTGATGGAGGTGGTATTAGAGGCCTCATTCCTGCCACCATTCTCGAGTTTCTTGAAGCACAACTTCAG GAGCTAGATGGTGAATATGCAAGACTTGCAGACTACTTTGATGTCATCGGAGGCACTAGCACTGGTGGCCTCATGACAGCCATGCTAACCGTCCCAGATGAGCACAATCGTCCTCTGTATGCTGCTAAAGATATTAAGCCTTTTTATCTCGATCACTGCCCCAAAATTTTCCCACAGAAGAA TTGCAGGGGATTTTTTGGCTTGCTCAGGAAAATATGGAAAGTGTTTTGGGGGCCGAAGTATGATGGAAAATACCTTCATGGTGTTGTGACAGAGAAGTTAAGAGAAACTAAGCTAGCTGAGACATTAACAAATGTGGTTATTCCTACTTTTGATATCAAGCATTTGCAGCCCAAAATCTTTTCTACTTATGAG GCCAAGAAGTGCAAATTAAGCATCTGCTTGCAGGCCAAGAAGTGCCAATGTAATAATACTCAACTATCCGATATATGCATAAGCACCTCAGCAGCTCCCATATACCTTCCTGCATATACGTTCTATGATCACGATTGCCAAGGGAATGTTCGTGAATTCAATCTTATAGATGGTGGTGTTGCAGCCAATAATCCA ACATTGGTGGCCTTGAGTGAAGTGACAAAACAGATATTCGATAACAATAAGGACTTCTCGCCAATAAAGCCCACGGATTTTGGTCGGTTTCTAATAATCTCCGTAGGCACAGGCTCTGCAAAAATTGAAAAGAGATATGATGCAAAAACTGCAGCCAAATGGGGTGCCTTGGGATGGTTTATTCATCAAGGCTCAACTCCGATAGTTGATGTTTTTACTCAAGCTAGTGGAGATATGGTTGATTACCATCTTTCGGTGGTTACTCAAGCTCTTCATTGTGAAGAAAACTATCTCAGAATACAG GTTTGCAAAATTGTTGTCTGA